The Chryseobacterium suipulveris genome window below encodes:
- the tnpA gene encoding IS200/IS605 family transposase, producing MANVYSQVYIQLIFAVKGRSNLIRNDRREDVQKYITGIIQNKGQKVLAIYSNPDHIHILVGLNKFDVSISELVRDIKASSSKMINEECWFLGKFHWQEGYGVFSYSKSQIDQVAKYVLNQEAHHKKQTFRQEYVEILEKFEIDFKNEYLFEFYEGEEGN from the coding sequence ATGGCAAATGTTTATTCTCAAGTTTATATTCAGCTAATTTTTGCTGTGAAGGGCAGGTCTAATCTCATTCGTAATGACCGCCGCGAAGATGTACAGAAGTATATTACGGGCATTATTCAGAATAAAGGTCAAAAGGTATTGGCAATCTATTCAAATCCAGACCACATTCATATTTTGGTTGGTCTGAATAAGTTCGATGTTTCCATTTCAGAGCTTGTACGCGATATTAAGGCAAGTTCATCAAAAATGATTAATGAGGAGTGCTGGTTTCTTGGGAAATTTCATTGGCAGGAAGGATATGGAGTGTTTTCATATTCAAAGAGCCAAATTGATCAAGTAGCGAAATATGTTTTGAATCAGGAAGCGCACCATAAAAAGCAGACATTCAGGCAAGAATATGTTGAGATTTTGGAAAAATTTGAGATTGATTTCAAGAACGAGTATTTGTTTGAATTTTATGAAGGTGAGGAAGGGAATTGA
- a CDS encoding ATP-binding protein, translating into MSVQRTIKEEIDFLCGKYPVIAVTGPRQSGKTTFLKEEFSNYTYVNLENPDIRNFAESDTKSFLEQYDRFVIFDEVQRAPFLFSYIQAKVDEDKVRGQFILSGSQNFHLMQNITQSLAGRVAIFKLFPFDFSEMKSGGFLDEDYSVNLQRGFYPAIFDRNIPPKTFYSNYLQTYVERDLSEIINIRDLRAFRNFISLCAARSGQLLNLNSLANECGISQPTAKSWISVLETSYIIFLLQPYHKNYNKRITKSPKLYFYDTGLLSFLLKLTKPEDLQLHPHKGELFENFIIAEMVKVNYHRNLMRDFWFWRDVQGREVDLLFQDNQLLNIMEIKASQTIMSDMFKGLNFFTELAKDSIKDKFLVNSGAVNQKRSAAEVIGWEKIEKI; encoded by the coding sequence ATGAGCGTACAGAGAACCATTAAGGAAGAAATTGATTTTCTTTGCGGAAAATATCCGGTTATTGCGGTTACAGGTCCACGACAATCGGGAAAGACTACTTTTCTGAAAGAAGAGTTTTCCAATTACACTTACGTCAATCTGGAGAATCCCGATATCAGAAATTTTGCTGAATCCGACACCAAATCTTTTCTCGAGCAGTACGACCGATTTGTCATTTTCGATGAAGTACAGCGTGCGCCGTTTCTGTTTTCATACATCCAGGCAAAAGTGGACGAAGACAAAGTGAGGGGTCAGTTTATTCTATCTGGATCCCAGAATTTTCACCTAATGCAGAATATCACACAAAGTCTTGCGGGAAGAGTCGCGATTTTCAAACTGTTTCCTTTTGATTTTTCAGAAATGAAGTCAGGCGGTTTTTTAGATGAAGATTACAGTGTGAACCTTCAACGTGGATTTTACCCCGCAATTTTCGACAGAAATATTCCGCCAAAAACATTCTACTCCAACTACCTGCAAACTTATGTTGAAAGGGATCTGTCGGAAATCATCAACATTCGTGATCTTCGGGCGTTCCGAAATTTTATTTCACTTTGTGCGGCAAGATCGGGACAGTTGCTCAACCTGAACTCTTTAGCCAACGAGTGCGGAATTTCCCAACCCACGGCGAAATCCTGGATTTCGGTTTTGGAAACAAGTTATATCATTTTCCTACTGCAACCGTATCATAAAAATTACAATAAAAGGATTACCAAAAGTCCGAAACTTTATTTTTATGACACAGGTTTGCTGAGTTTTCTCCTAAAACTTACAAAACCTGAAGACTTACAGCTTCATCCGCACAAAGGCGAACTTTTCGAAAATTTCATCATTGCAGAAATGGTCAAGGTGAATTACCACCGCAATTTGATGCGGGATTTTTGGTTCTGGCGCGATGTTCAGGGACGGGAAGTCGATCTGCTTTTTCAGGACAATCAATTGCTGAATATTATGGAAATCAAAGCTTCGCAAACCATAATGAGCGATATGTTCAAAGGGCTGAACTTCTTTACAGAACTGGCGAAAGACAGCATCAAAGACAAATTTTTGGTAAACTCCGGTGCGGTAAATCAGAAACGTTCGGCAGCAGAAGTGATTGGTTGGGAAAAAATTGAGAAAATCTAA
- a CDS encoding trimeric intracellular cation channel family protein, whose product MSGAFAAMQKRFDPFGVLIIAFVTSVGGGTVRDVLLDVPVFWMRHMMMVSAIFGGTLLAFLVKYFEKSFNVTLFIFDSLGLGLFTIIGIQKGLNADLHPIICLTLGTITGCFGGIIRDIFLNRIPLIFRKEIYATACIVGGSLFLLMVKFSNLSYVFVQISTIALIVIIRTLAVKYHWQMPKFYDRSSNSEM is encoded by the coding sequence ATGTCGGGAGCTTTCGCGGCGATGCAGAAGCGTTTTGATCCTTTCGGGGTGCTTATCATTGCATTTGTCACTTCTGTTGGTGGTGGTACGGTGAGAGATGTTTTATTGGATGTTCCGGTGTTTTGGATGCGCCATATGATGATGGTTTCCGCGATTTTTGGAGGTACGCTCTTGGCTTTTCTTGTTAAATATTTTGAGAAAAGTTTTAATGTTACGCTGTTTATTTTCGACAGTTTAGGTTTGGGACTTTTCACCATAATCGGTATTCAAAAAGGTTTGAATGCTGATCTGCACCCGATAATCTGTTTGACGCTTGGTACGATTACCGGTTGTTTTGGCGGGATTATCCGAGATATTTTTCTGAACAGGATTCCTCTGATCTTCAGAAAAGAAATTTATGCTACCGCCTGTATCGTTGGCGGAAGTTTGTTTTTGCTGATGGTGAAATTCAGTAATCTTTCCTATGTATTTGTGCAGATTTCCACAATTGCGCTCATCGTGATCATTCGAACTTTGGCCGTGAAATACCATTGGCAGATGCCGAAGTTTTATGATAGAAGCAGCAATTCTGAAATGTAA
- a CDS encoding purine-nucleoside phosphorylase has protein sequence MLERIKETAAFIKNIIKETPDFAIVLGSGLGKLKDEVEPIHILDYTEIPNFPQTTVVGHGGKLIYGILEGKKVLMMSGRFHYYEGHDIQTVVFPFRVFHLLGIKNLIVSNASGGVNPNFRVADVMLISDHINMMPEHPLRGKNLDELGPRFVDMSEPYNKKMLETAETFAKENNIPVHKGVYVALQGPTFETPAEYGMIRAIGGDAVGMSTVPEVIVAKHQEMDCFGISIITDVGGPEIAFTVSHDEVLEAANKAMPNVIKIVKGLIKNY, from the coding sequence ATGTTAGAAAGAATTAAGGAAACAGCAGCATTCATCAAGAATATTATTAAGGAAACTCCGGATTTTGCAATCGTCTTAGGTTCCGGATTGGGCAAACTTAAAGACGAGGTAGAGCCGATCCATATTTTGGACTATACCGAAATCCCAAACTTTCCACAGACAACGGTTGTCGGTCATGGCGGAAAATTAATCTACGGAATCCTTGAGGGGAAAAAAGTGCTGATGATGAGCGGCAGATTCCACTATTACGAAGGACACGATATTCAGACGGTGGTTTTTCCGTTCCGAGTATTTCATCTTTTGGGAATCAAAAACTTGATCGTTTCTAACGCTTCAGGTGGCGTGAATCCCAATTTCAGAGTTGCCGATGTGATGCTGATTTCCGACCATATCAATATGATGCCGGAACATCCGCTTCGCGGAAAAAACCTCGACGAACTTGGACCACGCTTCGTGGATATGAGCGAACCTTACAACAAGAAAATGCTCGAAACCGCCGAAACTTTTGCCAAGGAAAATAACATTCCGGTTCATAAAGGAGTGTACGTCGCTTTGCAGGGACCCACCTTCGAAACTCCAGCTGAATACGGAATGATTCGCGCGATCGGCGGCGACGCGGTGGGAATGAGCACCGTTCCCGAAGTGATTGTCGCAAAACATCAGGAAATGGACTGTTTCGGGATTTCGATCATCACCGATGTGGGTGGACCCGAAATCGCTTTCACCGTATCCCACGACGAAGTTCTGGAAGCAGCGAATAAAGCAATGCCGAACGTCATTAAAATCGTAAAAGGGCTGATTAAAAATTATTGA
- the lpxK gene encoding tetraacyldisaccharide 4'-kinase, with amino-acid sequence MKRWYLYPFSLGYHLVTAVRNAFYSLGIFKSTKFRTPIINVGNLSVGGSGKSPMVMYLADLLSRNFRTGVLSRGYGRVTKGYGITNYDSNYKTVGDEAMQLFERFKNRFVIGVSEERVPGAKKIIEDMDLDVLILDDAYQHRAINPGFNILMTDYNDPYFKDFLLPAGDLRESRAGKKRAQIIMVSKCPDNLTDEKKQYYISRIKPQHNQKVFFSSIGYDENVYAHDKFLPDNNLGYYDILLITGIANPKPLLDHLSRFSQRVKHLKFKDHHNFSDQDIKNILAEYKKLGEYRMILTTEKDYVRLKTFDYLRDLVYYWPINVNIDKKDEFNQIILDYVRKN; translated from the coding sequence ATGAAAAGATGGTATCTCTACCCTTTTTCCCTTGGTTATCATTTGGTCACTGCAGTACGCAACGCCTTTTATAGCTTGGGAATTTTTAAATCTACAAAGTTCAGGACTCCGATCATTAATGTCGGAAACCTTTCCGTAGGCGGAAGTGGAAAATCGCCGATGGTGATGTATTTGGCAGATCTGCTCTCAAGAAACTTCAGGACGGGGGTTCTTTCAAGAGGTTACGGAAGAGTGACCAAAGGTTATGGAATCACCAATTACGACAGCAACTATAAAACGGTAGGTGATGAAGCGATGCAGCTTTTCGAAAGATTCAAAAACCGTTTTGTAATCGGCGTTTCCGAAGAGAGAGTTCCGGGTGCGAAAAAGATTATCGAAGATATGGACCTGGATGTTCTGATCCTGGACGACGCTTATCAGCACCGCGCGATCAATCCGGGTTTCAATATTTTGATGACGGATTATAACGACCCTTATTTCAAAGACTTTCTGCTTCCTGCAGGAGATTTGCGGGAGAGTCGAGCTGGAAAAAAGAGGGCGCAAATCATCATGGTTTCAAAATGTCCCGATAACCTAACCGACGAGAAAAAGCAATACTACATTTCGAGGATCAAACCGCAGCACAACCAGAAAGTTTTCTTTTCGAGCATTGGCTACGACGAGAATGTGTATGCTCACGACAAGTTTTTGCCCGACAATAATCTGGGATATTACGACATCCTGCTCATCACAGGAATCGCGAATCCGAAACCGCTCCTCGATCACCTCTCAAGATTTTCGCAGCGTGTAAAGCATTTAAAATTTAAGGACCACCACAATTTCAGCGACCAGGACATTAAAAATATTTTGGCGGAATACAAGAAGTTGGGCGAATACAGAATGATCTTAACAACAGAGAAGGATTACGTGCGGCTGAAAACTTTTGACTACCTTCGTGATCTTGTCTATTATTGGCCGATCAACGTCAACATCGATAAAAAGGACGAATTTAACCAAATCATATTGGATTATGTTAGAAAGAATTAA
- the dinB gene encoding DNA polymerase IV, with product MQPQRKIIHIDMDAFYASVEQHDNPELRGKPVCVGGGKYGVVAAASYEARKFGIWSAMPGRMALEKCPHLIVVKPRFQRYKEISQQIRNIFYEYTDLVEPLSLDEAYLDVTENKKNIESANQIAREIRKRILEETGLTASAGISVNKFLAKVASDYNKPNGQKTIHPTQILEFMEELPIEKFYGIGKVTANRMHELHIFNGRDLKQKTLEQLVGLFGKSGTYYYNVVRGIHKSEVKPHRIQKSVAVEETYFENLLDEEAVFKQLKEISEDLESRLSRKEIKGKSLTLKIRYRDFSVFTRSKTQEVYYENAQDFYETAQKLWELRPFDKPVRLLGLSLSNLNTMEKKKISVQLTIPFPDFDL from the coding sequence ATGCAACCGCAACGCAAAATCATCCACATCGATATGGACGCATTTTATGCTTCCGTGGAGCAGCACGACAATCCCGAACTTCGTGGGAAACCTGTTTGTGTAGGTGGCGGAAAATACGGCGTAGTTGCGGCCGCAAGTTATGAGGCAAGGAAGTTTGGAATCTGGTCGGCAATGCCTGGAAGAATGGCGTTGGAAAAATGTCCGCATTTGATTGTGGTAAAACCCCGATTTCAACGGTATAAGGAAATCTCGCAGCAGATCCGTAATATTTTCTACGAATACACCGATTTGGTGGAACCACTCTCTTTGGACGAAGCTTATCTCGACGTTACCGAAAACAAAAAGAACATCGAGTCGGCAAACCAAATCGCCCGCGAAATCCGCAAACGAATTCTTGAAGAAACTGGACTCACTGCTTCTGCAGGGATTTCCGTGAATAAGTTTTTGGCAAAAGTCGCGTCCGATTACAACAAACCCAACGGACAAAAAACCATCCATCCCACCCAAATCCTGGAATTTATGGAGGAACTGCCTATTGAAAAATTCTACGGTATCGGAAAAGTTACCGCCAACAGAATGCATGAACTCCATATTTTCAATGGCCGCGATCTGAAGCAGAAAACTTTGGAACAGCTGGTCGGACTTTTCGGAAAATCGGGAACGTATTATTATAATGTTGTCCGTGGGATTCACAAAAGTGAGGTGAAACCCCACCGAATCCAGAAAAGTGTCGCCGTGGAGGAAACCTATTTCGAGAATCTTTTGGATGAGGAAGCTGTTTTCAAACAGTTGAAAGAGATCAGTGAAGATTTGGAATCCCGGTTGAGCAGAAAAGAAATAAAGGGAAAATCATTAACCCTGAAAATCAGGTACAGAGATTTCTCCGTTTTCACCCGAAGCAAAACCCAGGAAGTGTATTACGAAAACGCGCAGGATTTCTACGAAACCGCACAAAAACTTTGGGAACTCCGTCCGTTTGACAAACCCGTGAGATTATTGGGATTATCACTTTCCAACCTCAACACGATGGAGAAAAAGAAGATTTCGGTACAGCTGACAATTCCTTTCCCTGATTTCGATTTATAG
- a CDS encoding D-alanine--D-alanine ligase — protein sequence MKKKNVAVVMGGYSDEYIVSLKSGQLIFDSLDREIYNVYKVVILKNEWYFLDDRDQKTPINKADFSVNLSSGFTVKFDVCFNIIHGKPGENGELQAYWDTIGQKYTGCGFYQSALTFNKKDTLAVLSKYGIPSAKSIYLRNGQDINEDEIVAELGLPLFVKPNQSGSSLGITKVKEKSELKKALDFAFAEDDEILIESFLNGMEVSVGVVDFEGETIVLGITEIVPKEGKEFFDYEAKYEGASDEITPARIDDETRIKVEEIAKRAYESLGMSGFSRSEYIIMDGIPYMLEMNTNPGFSPASILPQQAKHFGISIKDLCGNEVEKALQKKP from the coding sequence ATGAAAAAGAAAAACGTAGCCGTTGTAATGGGCGGTTATTCTGATGAATACATCGTTTCCCTGAAAAGCGGGCAACTGATTTTCGATTCCCTCGATCGGGAAATATACAATGTTTATAAGGTGGTGATTCTGAAAAACGAATGGTATTTCCTGGATGACCGGGATCAGAAGACTCCCATCAACAAAGCAGATTTTTCGGTGAACCTGAGTAGTGGTTTTACCGTGAAGTTTGATGTGTGTTTCAATATCATTCACGGGAAACCGGGTGAGAATGGGGAATTGCAGGCGTATTGGGACACGATCGGGCAAAAATATACCGGTTGCGGTTTTTACCAAAGTGCTTTGACTTTTAATAAAAAAGATACACTGGCTGTACTTTCAAAATACGGAATTCCTTCTGCGAAAAGTATTTATTTAAGAAACGGGCAAGATATAAATGAAGATGAAATAGTTGCAGAACTTGGACTTCCCTTGTTTGTTAAACCCAATCAGAGCGGCTCTTCATTAGGAATTACAAAAGTGAAGGAAAAATCTGAACTGAAAAAAGCGCTGGATTTCGCATTTGCGGAGGACGATGAAATTCTTATCGAAAGTTTCCTTAATGGAATGGAAGTTTCGGTTGGTGTTGTAGATTTCGAGGGAGAAACTATTGTTTTGGGAATCACTGAGATTGTGCCGAAAGAGGGCAAAGAATTTTTCGATTACGAAGCAAAATATGAAGGAGCTTCCGACGAAATTACCCCGGCAAGAATTGATGACGAAACCAGAATCAAAGTGGAAGAAATTGCAAAGAGAGCTTATGAGTCCTTAGGAATGAGCGGTTTTTCCAGAAGTGAATATATCATAATGGACGGTATTCCCTACATGCTTGAAATGAATACCAATCCAGGATTTTCACCTGCATCAATCCTGCCGCAACAGGCGAAGCATTTTGGGATTTCCATCAAAGACCTCTGCGGAAACGAGGTAGAAAAAGCATTGCAGAAAAAACCCTAA
- a CDS encoding alpha-amylase yields the protein MNATLLQSFHWYSEGNGSLYHHIKDSSDWLKELGISAVWFPPAYKGAGGGYSVGYDPYDLFDLGEFDQKGTIPTKYGTKEDYLEVIKTLKEKEIAVIADIVLNHKAGGDEKERFNAVKVDENNRQHNISDVFEIESFTKFTFPGRGNTYSDFEWNFTCFSGVDFAEGQDKGIFQIIHDHGDGWEEMISDEKGNYDYLMYNDIEHRNPHVREELNYWGKWYHDQIGFDGVRLDAVKHQSPEFYKEWLQLLRTNTGKNLFAVGEYWAPGQLNLLQEYIAATEGTMSLFDSSLQQNFHVASRSGADYDLRTIFDETLTLADPEHSVTVVDNHDTQPLQDLEAPVEKWFKPIAYALILLRESGYPCVFYPDLYGAHYWDKDKEGNDQEIFLDKVDGIEQLLKARKENAYGLQRDYFEDANCIGWTREGDGYNKGCAVVISNKDQYDKPMEMGTSYAGQNFYDLLGRFDHKITIDENGWGNFTCPAGNVSVWIPE from the coding sequence ATGAATGCAACATTACTTCAAAGTTTCCACTGGTATTCCGAGGGAAACGGCTCACTTTACCATCACATCAAAGACTCATCGGATTGGCTTAAAGAACTGGGAATCAGCGCAGTTTGGTTTCCGCCCGCTTACAAAGGCGCAGGTGGAGGTTATTCCGTTGGTTACGATCCTTATGATCTTTTTGACCTTGGCGAATTTGACCAGAAGGGAACCATTCCCACGAAATACGGCACAAAGGAAGATTACCTGGAAGTCATTAAAACTTTAAAGGAAAAAGAAATCGCCGTCATTGCCGATATCGTTCTCAACCACAAAGCAGGAGGCGACGAAAAGGAACGTTTCAATGCGGTAAAAGTTGATGAAAACAACCGCCAACACAATATCTCGGACGTTTTTGAAATCGAGAGTTTCACCAAATTCACTTTTCCAGGAAGAGGAAACACCTACTCTGATTTCGAATGGAATTTCACCTGTTTTTCGGGAGTGGATTTCGCCGAAGGTCAGGACAAAGGAATTTTCCAGATCATCCACGACCACGGCGACGGTTGGGAAGAAATGATTTCCGACGAAAAAGGAAACTACGATTACCTGATGTACAACGACATCGAACACAGAAATCCGCACGTTCGCGAAGAACTGAATTATTGGGGAAAATGGTACCACGACCAGATTGGTTTTGATGGAGTTCGTCTGGATGCGGTAAAACACCAGTCGCCAGAATTTTACAAGGAATGGCTTCAGCTGCTTCGAACCAATACTGGCAAAAACCTTTTTGCGGTCGGCGAATATTGGGCACCCGGACAATTGAACCTTCTTCAGGAATACATTGCCGCAACCGAGGGAACGATGTCACTTTTCGATTCTTCGCTTCAGCAGAATTTTCATGTTGCCTCGAGATCGGGAGCGGATTACGATCTTCGGACTATTTTCGACGAAACGCTCACTTTGGCCGATCCCGAACATTCTGTAACCGTGGTCGATAATCACGACACACAACCGCTTCAGGATCTCGAAGCTCCGGTTGAGAAATGGTTCAAGCCGATTGCTTACGCGCTGATTCTTCTGCGGGAAAGCGGTTATCCGTGCGTTTTCTACCCAGATTTGTACGGTGCTCATTACTGGGACAAAGATAAGGAAGGAAACGATCAGGAGATTTTTCTTGATAAAGTTGACGGAATCGAACAGCTTCTAAAAGCCAGAAAAGAAAATGCCTACGGTTTGCAGCGCGACTATTTCGAAGACGCCAACTGCATCGGCTGGACTCGCGAAGGCGACGGTTACAATAAAGGTTGCGCAGTGGTCATCAGCAACAAAGACCAGTACGACAAACCGATGGAAATGGGAACTTCATACGCTGGACAGAATTTCTACGACTTACTCGGAAGGTTCGACCACAAAATAACGATTGATGAAAACGGTTGGGGAAATTTTACGTGTCCCGCTGGAAATGTGAGTGTGTGGATTCCGGAATAA
- the coaD gene encoding pantetheine-phosphate adenylyltransferase: protein MRVAVFPGSFDPITLGHYDIVERAYPLFDKIIIAIGQNSQKKYMFSLEQRMEFIKKTFEKFPNIEVDHFEGLTIDYCHSKNVNFILRGLRNPADFEFEKAIAQTNRELTRENKIETIFLLTSSGKSFISSSIVREIISFKGNYELLVPDAVRV, encoded by the coding sequence ATGAGAGTCGCCGTTTTCCCGGGTTCATTCGACCCAATTACGCTTGGTCACTACGATATTGTTGAAAGAGCATATCCGCTTTTCGACAAAATTATTATCGCGATCGGTCAGAATTCACAGAAGAAATATATGTTCTCGCTCGAACAGCGAATGGAATTCATCAAGAAGACTTTTGAAAAGTTTCCCAACATCGAAGTCGATCATTTCGAGGGTTTAACTATCGATTACTGTCACAGCAAGAATGTTAACTTCATTCTCCGCGGACTCAGAAATCCCGCCGACTTTGAATTTGAGAAAGCCATTGCGCAAACCAATCGTGAACTAACGCGAGAGAACAAAATAGAAACAATTTTCCTTCTGACTTCTTCGGGCAAATCATTTATCAGCAGCAGCATTGTGCGTGAGATTATCAGTTTTAAAGGAAATTATGAATTGTTAGTACCAGACGCAGTAAGGGTTTAA
- the hutH gene encoding histidine ammonia-lyase, whose amino-acid sequence MIYGIDTFTISDVMAILDNPKLAKLNKQAKDKILKSQKNVRQIVESDRTVYGINTGFGPLCDVKISEEETAQLQHNLIISHAVGVGKPISKELSKVMMIAKIHALSKGFSGVSLDVIERMILMLEKDIIPVVPEQGSVGASGDLAPLAHLVLPLLGLGKVWENDQPVETSKILKKHSLKPLQLGPKEGLGLINGTQFILAHAIIGLHKFDYLLDLADLTAALSLEAYRGSASPFKKELHEIRPFSGSKKVAARMVKFLKNSDNLKSHEFCDRVQDPYSMRCVPQVHGASRNAYEHLKTLAETELNSVTDNPIVLSAEESISGGNFHGQLLALPLDYATLAAAELGNISDRRSYLLLEGKYGLPKLLVESSGLNSGFMIPQYTSAALVTENKTLCFPASADSIPTSLGQEDHVSMGSISGRKFNQVLGNLENILAVELMFGAQGLEFRRPATCSRYVENAYSLIRSKVAKLEDDRLIGDDITAIADLVRERKFAVN is encoded by the coding sequence ATGATTTACGGTATCGACACGTTCACAATTTCCGATGTAATGGCGATTTTAGACAATCCCAAACTGGCAAAACTCAACAAGCAGGCAAAGGACAAAATCCTGAAATCCCAAAAAAATGTTCGACAAATTGTGGAATCCGACCGAACTGTTTACGGAATCAACACCGGTTTCGGACCGCTCTGTGACGTGAAAATTTCCGAGGAAGAAACAGCACAGCTTCAGCATAATCTGATAATTTCCCACGCTGTAGGTGTCGGAAAACCTATTTCCAAAGAACTTTCCAAAGTGATGATGATTGCAAAAATCCACGCACTTTCAAAAGGATTTTCCGGCGTTTCGCTCGATGTGATTGAAAGAATGATTCTGATGCTGGAAAAAGATATTATTCCCGTCGTTCCGGAACAAGGTTCTGTTGGCGCTTCCGGAGATTTGGCTCCGCTTGCACACCTGGTTCTGCCTTTACTTGGATTGGGAAAAGTATGGGAAAACGATCAACCGGTGGAAACTTCAAAAATTCTGAAAAAACACTCGCTCAAACCTTTGCAGCTCGGTCCAAAAGAAGGATTGGGACTGATCAATGGAACTCAGTTTATTTTGGCACACGCAATTATCGGACTTCATAAATTTGACTATTTGCTTGATTTGGCAGATTTAACGGCGGCACTATCACTGGAAGCTTATCGTGGATCGGCAAGTCCTTTTAAAAAGGAACTTCACGAAATCCGTCCGTTTTCAGGGAGCAAAAAAGTGGCTGCAAGAATGGTGAAATTCCTGAAAAACTCAGACAACCTCAAGAGTCACGAATTCTGCGACAGAGTTCAGGATCCGTACTCGATGAGATGTGTACCGCAAGTTCACGGAGCGAGCAGAAATGCGTATGAACATTTGAAAACTCTCGCTGAAACCGAACTAAATTCTGTAACCGATAATCCGATTGTGTTAAGTGCAGAGGAATCGATTTCCGGCGGCAATTTTCACGGACAACTTTTGGCGTTGCCTTTAGATTATGCGACTTTGGCAGCTGCAGAGCTGGGTAATATTTCAGACAGGAGAAGCTATCTTCTACTGGAAGGAAAATACGGTTTGCCGAAATTGTTGGTAGAAAGTTCAGGACTCAACTCAGGATTTATGATTCCGCAATACACTTCCGCCGCTTTGGTTACGGAAAATAAAACGCTTTGTTTCCCGGCTTCAGCAGATTCTATACCGACAAGTTTAGGTCAAGAAGACCACGTCTCAATGGGAAGTATTTCCGGCAGAAAATTCAACCAGGTCTTGGGAAATCTTGAAAACATTCTCGCTGTAGAATTGATGTTTGGAGCTCAGGGATTGGAATTCAGACGACCTGCAACCTGCTCCAGATATGTAGAAAATGCATATAGTCTCATCAGATCAAAAGTGGCAAAATTGGAAGACGATCGCTTAATTGGCGACGACATTACCGCAATTGCCGATTTAGTAAGAGAAAGAAAATTTGCAGTGAATTAA